Proteins co-encoded in one Sulfurovum xiamenensis genomic window:
- a CDS encoding 6-pyruvoyl trahydropterin synthase family protein, whose protein sequence is MLIRKLFKFENAHIVRDCTTQRCSENIHGHSYKIEVLLESNYLDAGQMVYDFGLTKRVIKELIDSFDHAITLWSKDDTKYVEAMKTYSNRWVELPVSPSAEQFSRVIYLMVERVLACTDMQNGEREVKLHSIIVHETDTGYAQGFKEDAHSELMGTIKLEDIVFSPQVQKEWSDSALWEKLLNHIHIKNPKKV, encoded by the coding sequence ATGTTGATCAGAAAACTTTTTAAATTTGAAAATGCGCACATTGTACGAGATTGTACCACACAGCGCTGCAGCGAAAATATCCATGGGCACTCTTATAAAATTGAAGTACTTTTAGAGTCAAACTATCTTGATGCCGGACAAATGGTGTATGATTTTGGACTGACCAAACGGGTTATCAAAGAGCTGATAGACTCGTTTGATCATGCGATCACACTTTGGTCCAAAGATGATACAAAGTATGTAGAAGCGATGAAAACCTATAGTAACAGATGGGTGGAACTGCCTGTTTCCCCTTCAGCCGAACAGTTTTCCCGTGTGATCTACCTGATGGTGGAACGTGTTTTGGCATGTACAGATATGCAAAATGGAGAGAGGGAAGTAAAACTTCACAGTATCATCGTACATGAGACCGACACGGGATATGCACAAGGGTTCAAAGAAGATGCCCATAGTGAACTGATGGGAACGATCAAGCTTGAAGATATCGTATTCTCTCCTCAAGTACAAAAGGAATGGAGCGACAGTGCACTTTGGGAAAAACTGCTGAATCATATTCACATTAAAAATCCAAAAAAAGTGTAG